In Oryza sativa Japonica Group chromosome 1, ASM3414082v1, the genomic stretch CATTTTGACCACGTCAACCGTGACAAAAAAAGACCATGTCGAACTGACTGGTGTGCCAGTGTTTTATTTGGCCGACCACGCCAGTCTGCCAAAAGTGAGTATTGTTTCGTCACACCAGTCTAGCGGGGGGTATGACAATTTTATTTTGCCACACAAGGCGATGTGACGTGATCAAAATGTTTAGAGTTTAAAATTTAGTTAGGAAAAGTTTATTCGTAAAATTACAATTTTAAAAGGTTTGAAAAATAATGAAAGTTCATAATATATTAACTAGAAAGGTTTGGTTGCTCATTAGGTGCTACTATCGAGAGCCAACTGCCTAACACCCTCCACTTGCAACCAATCGCAGGGAAATGCACCATGCATATACATCACCTGAGCGGCAACAATACGCGTCCCACGCTCACAATAAAACCTTCACCAACCGATGCCGATGGATATCAAATGTCATCAACGGGTATCAGCCTTATATATACTGATATATATCAACTAGTACTAATATATATTAGTTCATACTGATAGAATACCATATCCAGTATCCAACAAGTATTATACTGTTTGAAACAGGACACTGTACGATAGAAAACGGCCTAAACTAATTTGCAAAAAAAGGTAATATGAGCTGATTTACTATTTGATTAACTCCATAGTCTGCGAGCAACGACCGGCAGCACAACAATCTACATCATTGTTGACTACATCCGGAGGTACGTTGAGACCAGTACAGTCAAACCATATTAACACGCGATTCACTCTTCGGAGCACATGAAATTCGTGCgattcaattaaaaaaattgcaCCAAACAATTAAAAATACACATAACCTTAAACTCGTGCGATgttatcttttcgcttatgtttaTAAAGATAATCCATTCTATGCCATTGACAAAGCATGGATTCAACAATATACCATTGACAAAGCTcagttctataatataccatcgaATAACTACTTTTCTTCCTTACATACCATCGCCGGCGGTCAACAGTTAGTCAAATTCCGTTAAGAGCAAGAAAATATCTGTTTTACCCCTAGGGTACGATGCATCCTCATCGATTTCACTGATCATGATCCACTATTTATTCTCATTGATGAAAAATAGAAATTGCTTGTCTTTTTATCATCCAAGATTTTTTACCGCGATATGGCATTATGCAAAATCTCAATTTTATGCTAggggtaaaatggtcatttttcaTCTTTTAACGGCGGTTGACTAACGGTTGACTAACGTCGATTGCATATAAGGAAGAAAATGAGTCATTCGATGGTATATTGTAGAACTGAGTTTTGTCAGTGGCATACTGTAGACCCGCGCTTTGTCGATGGCATAAAATGGATTGActcttatacttatcagccgaaatttaaaatttcattgatttaaggtttttccatcgtagtttattttttagcatttgcttttagatcgttaaaacacgtatttaaaagttttatttacaaattattactccctccgtcccctaatataagggattttgacattttgcttgcactgtttgacaattcgtcttattcaaaaaatttgtgcaaatataaaaaacgaaaagttgtgctaaaagtactttggataataaaataagtcaaaaaaataataattctaatttttttaataagacgaatggttaaacagtgtaagcaaaatattaaaatctcttatattgacATAGTAAGTATTCCTTTACAAATATATTGTTTAGCTTATTtctcaaataaacaaaatgatggAGTAGTAGTCATCACATCTCCCGTgaatagggtgtgtttagtttggttgaaattgaaacgatgtaatggaaaagttgaaagtttgtgtgtgtaggaaagttttaatgtgatagaaaagttagaagtttgaagaaaaagtttataaCTAAACAAGGGCTAAACAAATTTCGTGTTCCAAAATACAAATGTTGTACAGTATTACGAGGAGACGAGAAGGAAGAGCCAGCCAACCATACTACCTTTCGGCTGGCTGACCGGGGTGGCGTCGCTGTCCCGGGCCGGCCCGCGTAGCCGACTTTCGGTTGAGCCGCCCGCCGGCCCCGCCCCGGCGAGGCGTcgcacccccgccgccgccgccgcccccactcCACTTGCTTCCTCTCTTTGTCTCCCTTCCCTTCGTTTTTGGCTCGTTCCGGCGGGTGGGAATAATATAGCTCAGGCGTGGCGAGTTTGGTCGGCGCATGCCAACCTTTTccgtctcctctctctctctttttgccCTCTGCTCCTGCCTGCCTGGCTGCCGCGATCGCAGATCGGGATCTCGGCTCAGCGCGCTGCGGCGACCCCGCTGCAGCTTGCAGGTATGTATGTTCTTGCTGGATGATCCTCGGAacattcttcttcttcccttgcTTTCTTTAGCTTTCGTTTCTAGGTTTGCTTCTGTAGTTGGTGAGCTCGGGTTCTAGGTTGCTTCTGTAGTTTGGAGAGCTCGGGAGCACACCCGGTGGATGGTGTGATTTTGCTGAGTTTTCTGTTCTTACATGGGAGAGGCTAGTCAATTATAGGGGAATCCGCTGTGCAGGCTATAGTAGTGCTAGGTTGCTTAGCTTTATGCTTATTGTTCTCTTTGTTTGATCGGATTTTGTTCTGTTGCTGGGTGGTTTCTGGAAGAGTTTAGTCTGTTTTGGTGTTAAAATTTTTTCAAGCTTTCAAAGAGgttcttttctttctccccTTACAAAAGAGACAGTTTGAGCTGTTCTTTCATCATCGGAGTTTGTGGGATTCAAAAGAAAGCTCTTCTGTGCAGCATCACTGTTCTTAATGCTTCTTGAAATTGTCCTGTAACAATTACTACTTGGACTGATGCTTCCAACATTCTCTTGGTCCTGGGTCTATTGATCACCATTATGGCTGCTGCTAGAGCTGGACGCTTTTGATTTTCTGTTTTCTAGTGGTTTTCCAACCTGGTGTTCGGTTTTCCTGTCTTTTCTCCAGCTAAGCTCGCCTTTAGTTCACCAAAATCAAGCATATCCGCTACAATGACACCGCCATCATTACTTTACCGTTCTATCAGTGCTCAATAATGAGATAAAAGGCCGTCCTAATCCCACCAAACTTTGATGTTTACAGCTTTTGATGAGTAGTTGCTATGTTATTCAGAACAGCATATCATTACTCATTAGTAGGATCAATTATACACTTCACTCATTAAGTTTGTTTTTGATTCCTTCAGAAATTCTGGTTCAACACCAGCCACCTTTCACCAATCTAAAGAACTTGAGTACAGCAATTGTGAAGAATTGAGCATACTGTTCAAAGATGGGTACAAGGATGCCAACCTTACGGAGATTGTCAGCCACACTGTCATCGGTGTTGCTCGAGTGGATCttgatgctgctgctgttcaTCGATGCGGTTTATTGCTTCTTGGTCACCAGATTTGCCCGCCTCTGCAGATTACCGGCACCGTGCCCTTTCTGCTCAAGGCTAGACCATGTCCTGGGTAATGAGAAACCATGCTTCTACAGGGAATTGATCTGCAAAACTCACAAGTCAGAGATCTCATCTTTGGCCTTCTGCCGTCTACATCAGAAACTTGCAGGTGCCCAAAGTATGTGTGAGAGATGCAGTGACTCACTTGTAGAAAACAATGATGACCGCACCGATGAGCCAACAATGGCTGCCACTCTACCTGATAGTAATCAAGGATTATATTCCCATGATACAAGAATTTGCTCATGTTGTGCACAGCATTATACACAACAGAGACCGACAATGTTTTCTCGAATGATCACAGAACTAGAACCTGCTGAGGCTGTTTGCTCACCAAAGATTTGCACAGATTATTCCATACTTCATCAAGTGGATAAATCTTTGGATAAAGATATTTGTCACCAGAGTGATCACTCCATCCATGAACGATACAGTGTGCTGCAGATGACATCTGGCTCCGAGGATGAGGCTCCCTGTGCTGATGATGGCAAAATTTCACACCATCATAAAACCAATTGTATGGAGGAAGATTTGAATGAAGATGCCACTGCCGAGAAATTTGCTGCTTCTTCCACTGAGTTGGTCAGGCCATTAGAAATGAATGTTCCGATGGAAACCGATGTTGGTGACTCATATGATATATCCTTGCCATATGTTCTTGTAGATGATCATCCTGATAGTATAATTGGTGAGGGCCAAATGGAAGCAGAAGATGCTTCATTAGAAAAACAGACATGCCAGCATGATCCCCTAGCTGTCAAAGAAGAGTCAGGTTTGACAGGTAACTGTTAGTTCCCCAAACTGGGATGACTCCTACTGAACTTCTTTTTCAGTTTGAAAGATTAATAGCATAGATAATcatgcagatgtcaatgtttccCAAGTTCCAGTTGCATCAAGTGTCGAGTCACCTCAGAATCTTGGGTACAACGAGGCATGTCATGGAGCGAGTGAAAGCACCATTGATCCATGTTCATCACAGTCCACAACACTAGAACAAAACATTGCTGTTTCAGAGCACAACAGCACAATAGGTATATCTTAATCATAGTTTAACAATAAACTGAATGGTATTTTCTTCCTGTTCGTCTAACCCCCCATCACAATAAAAAAATGTCAGATGATCTGGAAGGTCACAGGTCAGAAATTACTGTTACATCAAGTAGAGAGTTTCACCAGAAAAGTGCATTGGTTGATGATGATCCAGGTAAGGCTGTACCTCAGGACTGACTATTTCTCAAGAATCAAGATATATGTCTGAAAGGTTTCTTTATTCCGACCTGTTTTCCCTTTCAGTTAATTTTAGAGATGACCATGTTTCACAAGTTAATTCTAGTTCTGAAGCTGTTGATGAAGCTGAAGATTATGCTAAGGAGGCTGAACAGACTTGTGATATGGTAACACATGAAGCGGCACTCAAAGATCCTTCCAATACAAATTCCAAAGATCCTACAGCAAAAGGTTAGTTGATTTCTACCTTCCCTCAAGCAACAGTATTTCAAAAACTGGTCCTTACATTTAACCCTTTTGGTTAGGTTTTGTGGAAGAAGCTCCTATATCACCACAGGCTATTAGACCAAACAGTGAGGTATTTCAGGGTCTCAATGTCATCGAGGAACATCCGCAAACAAGCGCGACTATTGGTGAAAGGAGACCATCTCTAAGCACTCAGATTAGCATGAATGAAGCCTACAAGCTTGCCATTGGTGCCAAGAGTAGCTTGCCATCCCCCACCTTGACTGATGTGATTCTTGGAAAGGATTCCTCTTCTAGTGTAAATGAAGAATTGAGGTTACTGCTGTCACAGCTCTCGGCTTCCAGAGGACTCGAGGCTCCATGGGTCGACCCAGGCCCTAGCCCACGTGCGTATGGGCGTGGTGATGATTTGATAGTGCAGAACATCACGAACAGAATTTCAATTGAGAGAAATGCATCTGGTTTGGAGTCACTGGAGGGTAGCACTGTAAGTGAGATGGAAGGTGAAAGTGCCACTGAACGGTTGAGACGACAGATTGATCTTGACCGAAAATCTATACACCTCCTCTGCAAGGAACTGGAAGAAGAAAGGAACGCTTCAGCGATTGCTGCAAGTCAAGCTTTGGCTATGATTACCAGATTGCAGGATGACAAGGCTGCCATGCAGATGGAAGCTTTACATTACCAGCGGATGATGGAAGAACAAGCAGAGTATGATAGTGATGCGCTTGCTAAAGCTAACGAGCTACTTGCTCAGAGGGAACAACAAATAGAGGAATTGGAAGCTGAGCTCGAAAACTACAGGATGCAGTTTGCAGGTGGACCAACAGAGAAACAATCCAATCAGGTCTCCTTTAATGAAGAAAACATTGCCGAAACTTTGCTTGATGAAACTGGTCTTGAAGCTCCTGCAATTACCACACCAAGTGGTATAAATTCATTAGTGAGCTTTGAAGAGGAGAGGGCATATATAGTTGATTGCTTGACGAAGCTGGAGCAGAAGCTTCAATCCTACTCCAACAACAGTACTAACATTCACTTGTCAAATTCAGATGTCATAGAGGATTACCTTTCCAACAAAATGCACGTTGTAGATGATGGCTCACTGCAATGCCAAGAAAGCTCAAGAGAGGCCCAGGAGCCCGTTTTCTTAGCTAAAGAAGCTCATTCTTCAACAGTGAGTCGGAAGACTGATCTTAGCACGCTTCAAGAAGAAATCTCAAACTTGAACAAAAGATTGAAGACGCTAGAAGGAGACCGCAACTTTATTGAACATAGCATAAACTCACTCAGGAATGGCAAAGAAGGTGTGATGTTTATTCAGGAAATCGCTAGCAACCTAAGAGAACTGCGAGCAATTGCTGGTAGTAAATAACACGCACAActtctttttagttttttacaCAACTTATTTGTATAGCAGATACCCATCCATCTTGTAAATTGTATACTTGGCAATCTGTTCTAGTTTGAGGGAAATTGCATAGAAAAAGCTTGTATTAAACACAAGGCAGACATAATTGTAAGCTGTGcatgtttttcatttttttgagcTTTGGGTTtgctcataatttttttaattgtattacTCCAAGACAGATTTGTTCATCTTAATAGCAGCAAAGGAGTCATGTGGGTATATAATCTGAAGTTGAAATAGACTTCGATGGTACCTTCAGTTTTGAATTGCTTCTCCAGGTTGCTGCATACTTGCATTATTTGGACCCTGGAACATCTCAGCTCCGTTACCTTGGCATCCAACTATCCGACCTGCCACTGCAAAATCACAACACTTCTTTCGTTTCCGAGCCCATTACAGCATTTTTTAGGCTTGTAAGAGAAAACCACAAACACGTATATGCAAAATCTGGAACTTTCCAACCCGATGAAGTAGTCATAGAACTCTTCTGGACTGACTTGTTAAAATTCCGTTTTATACTCCAaccaaaaaagaaataaagaagaaCCATAAAACTATGAAAGCAGCCGACAGAAAATTTAACGGACACTGGAATGCTTTACACAATGTATTATTTCTTTGCCcctttaaaattaaaagttacaACCTGGTGGCCATGGCGACGCTTACATCTGCCACCATGGTCTGTGACAACTTATAGCAGGATTTATTATCAATTGTGTACAGGCATCACCATTGCCCGTTGGCATGGCGATACAGATGTTCTCCATTCACCCTCCCACTCCCTAAATTGGTGTAGTTCCCCATTTGCTGTGAAAATCCATTTGGGTTAACTCCAAGGTTCACTGCTGGATTTGAGAAGTTATGTAGCCAAGGTTTTGAAGTAATCGAGTCCATCCTTCCATTGGAATAAGCATCCAATGTGGAATTTTGCCCTTCTCTTAACCTATAAAGAGCATTCAGCCTGTCATAAGCCATCGGGTAGCCCTCGTCATAGTAATGATCGGCCAAGTTTAACCGGCCAGAACTACTTATGGAAGTCACTTCAGAGTCTACTAAGTTTCCTCTGGAAGAATACGGCAAGCCCAATGTATGATATCCGTGGAGGGTAGGCTCTGCCATACTCCCACTGCTTTGTTCCTCCTCAAGCAAGTCATTGATGATATCAAGGTGTGGAAATTCTTCTCCAACTGGCCCTGGCAATTGGTATGAGACAAGGTTTGTTGGAATCTCCCTCTGGAACTGCCTATATTGAAGCCCCCCAAATTCGCCTTGTTCCCCTGTTCCACTGCATCCTGCTTGCTGATAAGAATTGTCCCTCCAAGATTGAGTATGTGCATCACCCTTGGTCATTTGATGGTAAGGAGAATCATCTTTCCACATGTATTTGTTAGCATTACTATCACCTTTCCATGGGTTCCAGTTATCAATTGCTTCGGACTTTCCTTGCCCAAACATGAAGCCCTGTTTACCTGGTAATTGGCCATTCCTTCCGACCGGAGGTACCATGGCAGATGCTGCTGATGCATACGATGATAGTGGCTGTGAAAGTGCGACGTTTTGGCCAAAAGAAGTTGAATGATCAAGACTTGCTGATGCTGTATCAAGATTACTCTTACCAATGATGGCATTTCGGTAGGTCTGTGCTGTATAACTTGGAACAGAAGGGGATGGTTCATTCCTCGATCGTCCAGCCAGGGTCATTGAGCGGGAAAGCATTGGGGGAACTTGAACTGCTGGCGTAGGTGGTAAAGTTGatcttggtacctggaacagaGGAGCACTTGAAGGCCTCGATATTGCAGGAGTTTGGGAAACAGACAGGACTGCAGCCTTTTTGGGAAGAATAGCTTCTCGGGCTTCTGAATTAGACATGGAAGACATTTGCTTTGATACAGGGTCAAGTGACGTAACCTTGTCAACCAGAGGTGCAGGTTGTTTTGGTGTCGGGATGGTTTTAGCAACCTTTCCAACTTGTGGAGCAAGTGATTTTGGGGGCACCAGAATAGCTTTAGCGACTTTCTCACCCTGTGTAGCAGGTGATTTTGAGGGAGTCGGAACAGCTATAGAGACCTTATCAACCTGTGGAGCAGGTGATTTGGTGGGAGCAGCAATAGCTTTAGAGACCCTATCAACCTGTGGTGCCGGTGATCTAGACGGTGCTTGAATAGCGTGACCAACAAGCAGCATGCCTGAAGGAAGGGTAACAGTTTTAACAACTTGCGGTGGATTTGAGGTGATTGGAGTATCAATTTGTGGAGTTGAACATGATACATGATCTTCACACAAAACTGGCTCATCTTTACTCAGGGTGGAAGCAACAGTAGGCACAGGCTCAGTGCTTAGGATGGTGGTTGGTGTTACTGGAGTGACTTCTTTACTGGCACCAAACTTTGAAGGTGATGCATTAATATCAGCATCAGAGATAGTTACTGAAGATTGATCTGGGCTCTTCAGAACCTCTGGAGTCTCTTCTAAAGAATTGGATGAGAGTGATGAGGATGAACCAGTTGCTGACTCAGCTGCTGCCTTCTTTTCCAAATGAGCCTGGAGTAGTTTCCTGCCCTCAATTTCCTTCTGTTAACAAACATAAATAGAAATAGATACATCAATCTTCAGCAGTACAAAAACAATTGCACAAGATAACTGACAATTGAAGTGTTACTATGAAATGACTATAAAATACTAAATAAAATTCCAATTCAGGAAGTGAATTCACCAAAGCATATTTTGTCAGGAACATATCCATGCAATGCATCAGTATGATGTAAATAACACAATGAATTTGTTTATGGATCTGTTGTATCTTGTGATCTCCTGTGTTCTGTACTTGCATTTTCTAGCTTGTTGTGTATTTGTGTGTGCATTTGTGATGCTGAAGTAATATTAGTCCTAACACCAAAAAGAATGCAAAGTTATGTTTTCATTTGGAATGCTATCTAGCAGTATTCCATTACTGTGCTTATCATCCTTACAGTAAAAACAGGGAGAAGGTGCAGTTAATCGGCAAATGGTACAGAAGAGTTTTACAAGTCTAGCCATATTGTTAGCATAATAAAATGGCTCTGGTGTTTGATCCTATGATTTAGTCTAGTAAAAGTTCAAACTCCTTGCAAACCATATTGTTAATTGTTGCTAAATCTATCATCAGAATAGCTAACCTATTTCATTGCCAACATAAACAAGCAAATTCAAAGCACTACTAGACAACAAAACTGAGTCCATGAAACCAATGGTGACGGTGATATGCTTTAAGATGACAATTTCATAACATAAATGAACAAGGCAATAGTGGAAATATAGCTCAATATTTTATAAAGAATAACTTAACCTCATGTAAACGTTGCCCAAGTTTCCGAAGCCTATCTTTCAAGGTAAGTAGAACAGTCTCTTGATCAAGCTTTGGAGCTGGGCCACAGCCAGATGTATTCCTGTCTGAGCTAGTCGTGCTTGATGGAAGATCATCCACATCCTCGGTAATGTTCATATTGCTTGTGCTCCTGCTGCGAGCTTTCCCTCTGTGCATAAATTCAATTAAGACAAATTCTAGTTGCCAAGAGAAGTAATGCAAAATTAAGACAGAATGCTAACCAACCTGTTGCGTGATATCTGATCTTTACTTTCTAACAAGTTATTTATTTTGCCTTGCGCATTGTTCATAGTAGCAGACTCAGATGAACATGACAATGACTTATTCTCCATAGTAGAATGTTTCTTCTGAATCTGAACATTTTTCATCTCAACATCAACATCATTCATCCTATTAACAGGCTTTGAAATATTATTGACTGTGTCAGTTTGGAACTTTGACATACCTCAATTGACCCATCTAAATTGTCTGAAACATCTGAGGCACCTTCTTCAGAGGTATCTACTTTCATGGATATTTGTCCTGCCTGTTTAGAGTCTTCCCTGTCATGAATTGTGTTTTCATCTTGACTTCTTTCTGGAAAATTTGAATCACATTTTTCTTCTCTATCTTTGTCTTTAACCTTAcgattgttcttcttctgctttgCCTGAAAATGATAATCGATCATTATGAGTAAAACAAAATCCAATCTAACATAAAATAAATGAAGATGACATGACCATGTTAAAAATTAACCTGTTTTTTCTTTGCACGTTTATCCTTTTCAGTGGTACTGCCACGCTTCCCCTTCATCTCATTTTCAAGTAGCCAGGCTTCTTCCTCTTCGCGAATAAGCTCCTCTTGCCTCTTCAAAGCAACAGCTTCTTGATAGGCAACCTCAATCCCACTAATGTGAAAACAAAATGTAAGAGGCAATGCAAAAGGATGAAAAGGTTATCTTGTGCTAATCTAAGAGATAATGGACTATGCCAGTATATTTCTAAGAGAACTTGAGGATGAGCTCCAGTTTTGTGTTACAGAACTGTTTGTTTGGTTTTATGGAACTTTAAGGGAGATACTGCAATGCAAAACACCAGGAGGCTTCATGGAAAAGCTTCGTGCTAACTCAGTAATAATAGAACTCAAAAGGTACACTCTTCAATGTAAAACAGAAATGAGATATATGGTGGACACGTACTACGGGGTATGGGCAAGTCTAACATAGGTACCCATGTCAGGCAAGGCAAGAAAAGTTCAGTTGGGTGGGAGCTGTGCAACAGGGTTCAAGTTAGAGGCATGAATTAGTAATCCTCATGACCTAGACATTTGCATTGGCAAAGAGCGAGGATACGAATAAAGATAGGTTAAGTATTGCCACATTAATAAAGGTTAAGGGCATGCATATGAGGATGCCATATgtccttaatgaatttaagaaaGAAAAGAACTGAGCCTCTATCTCTTCCGGTTTCTGTTCCAATCACTTTATTTACTCTCCACCTAGACCCATTAACATTCTTCTGCCACCACCAGACCTGTGTGATGCTGGCAGCCTCAGCATACTAACTCGGAAACTGACCACACAAAATCATTAAACCACTTCACAATTACACATTGAtacaagccaaaaaaaaaagttgaatgtGACCACATGAGTCATCTGGTTGATCAAGCACTAAACAAAATATGGTACTAAGAAAATCACATAAAAGGACAACATAGGACAAATGGTTTTACAAATTTATGATATGTACCCAGAAAACCAATCATGTGGAGGTAACAAGATGATTGAACTGAAATATATTACCTGAATATATGGGATAGTGCAAATGTTTCAATTATCTTCTGACCAAGTTCAGTTAGGCGCCTTTCTTCACGTTCAATCGAAACTTTGTTAACTTCTCCAGAACTGCCATCCTAGAAAGATGAGAATGACAAAAACTGAGCAGTGAGATAAATAGCTATACTGCATTCAAGTAATACAAATGCTTACAATCTTCACATATCAAGACCACAAAATGGGAAAGTAAATGAAATTCACTCTCATTCTACTACTACTCAAGTCTCATCACAAAGAAGCCTTGTTTTGATTCTCAGTCTCCAAGGTACAACTTTGACCACCAGAGAAATTTACTTCTAGAAATTCTATTCATCCAACTTGAATATTTAAGATAGAAATATTCTCCTAACTAAAGTACAGAAAGATGCCAAACTGGAATTTTGAAGGTAAAACCACTGTTTGAAGCTTTACATGACCAATCAAATTGAAATGTCATAAGAAGAGCTAGTAATGAAAATGAATCGCTACAGTTTGGTGATTGTTTTAACCACATTTATTCATTGAAATCAGAAGGTTCAAGAAAACAAACTCCGAAAAAAAGAATCATTCTTGCTTAACAACAAACTATGGAGAAAGCATGAAAGAGGATGcaaaattaaaatattaaataggtCCAACTGGACCAGCTGGAGGAGAAGATCCTGGCAGCCGTGCAATCACTGAGATCCGGTGTGGGATGACTTCCTGATGCCCCGGCTCTTTTTGCTTTGTTTTTAATGTTCGGGCCTGCGTGCCATCTCTGTTTCAGCTTCTAAAGCTGTTGTAAGGCAAACTACTTCCCCTGCGTTGCGCTGCTTTTGAACTGGGTAACCCCCAGCGTTGTAAAACCCTTTGGCTTTCAATATAAGCTGGGCCATTGGCCTTCTGTCTAAAAATAGGTCAAATAATGGTGGAAACTGGGAAGACAAGGAAATAAGTTTGACATAGGATGCAAACTAAAGAGATTTGAACTAAACTAAATTAATTCCATATCAGTGAAACAAGAAATACTAACATTCATTTTGGGGGCCAGAAACTCAATATTATTAACTGTATAGTCCAGAAACTGAATGAATAAATCATATGAAAAATACCTACCTTAGTGCGGCTCTGGGAACATTTGTCATCCTTTGGAGACACAGGCTGACAAGGCAAGGGTTCTAAAGCTGCCCTCTCAAGCAAAGCTATGACATCACCAGCCAAAACAAACATGTCCACATCAACATGGACCATAGGCACTGGCAGCTCTACAAAATCCACTGAGTCTATTATGCCTttcttgctcttgctcttgctctGGCACTCGAGCGCCTTCAACCCCGTATACAGAGAGTCCATAACTAACGTTGAAGTTACTTCTTTCTCCACAAAGAAATGTTTCACTATTATTTTCAGTATGACATCACTCTTCTCTGTCGACATGCGATGCCTTGTGCTTTGGTCAATTGCAAGCCAGAAGGCACGGAAACTGCAGTACAAACAAAGATATGCATGTGTTagtattaacttttttaaaaacacACACACGCGAGCGCGCACAGATAC encodes the following:
- the LOC4327886 gene encoding TNF receptor-associated factor homolog 1b isoform X1 — encoded protein: MRAGDAPRRANGRLYDPKSGSVRFYDYLMEHDMTVEDFIRTNGLGASGLIETNNQGVSTSSVSDCRSCEHVENGSPSTAPPFWDSDGEDDDPVTSGPRPSDLFGRYTWRIENFSKEKKREMKSEPFEAGGYKWYILVYPQGCDVSNHLSLFLCVANHDKLLPGWSHFAQFTIAVGNLDPKKVKYSDTLHKFWKKEHDWGWKKFMELSKIQDGFLVDDVLEIIAQVQVIREKVDRPFRCLDRPYRRELLRVYMTNIEQIYRRFVEERRSKLCKLIEDKMRWSSFRAFWLAIDQSTRHRMSTEKSDVILKIIVKHFFVEKEVTSTLVMDSLYTGLKALECQSKSKSKKGIIDSVDFVELPVPMVHVDVDMFVLAGDVIALLERAALEPLPCQPVSPKDDKCSQSRTKDGSSGEVNKVSIEREERRLTELGQKIIETFALSHIFSGIEVAYQEAVALKRQEELIREEEEAWLLENEMKGKRGSTTEKDKRAKKKQAKQKKNNRKVKDKDREEKCDSNFPERSQDENTIHDREDSKQAGQISMKVDTSEEGASDVSDNLDGSIEIQKKHSTMENKSLSCSSESATMNNAQGKINNLLESKDQISRNRGKARSRSTSNMNITEDVDDLPSSTTSSDRNTSGCGPAPKLDQETVLLTLKDRLRKLGQRLHEKEIEGRKLLQAHLEKKAAAESATGSSSSLSSNSLEETPEVLKSPDQSSVTISDADINASPSKFGASKEVTPVTPTTILSTEPVPTVASTLSKDEPVLCEDHVSCSTPQIDTPITSNPPQVVKTVTLPSGMLLVGHAIQAPSRSPAPQVDRVSKAIAAPTKSPAPQVDKVSIAVPTPSKSPATQGEKVAKAILVPPKSLAPQVGKVAKTIPTPKQPAPLVDKVTSLDPVSKQMSSMSNSEAREAILPKKAAVLSVSQTPAISRPSSAPLFQVPRSTLPPTPAVQVPPMLSRSMTLAGRSRNEPSPSVPSYTAQTYRNAIIGKSNLDTASASLDHSTSFGQNVALSQPLSSYASAASAMVPPVGRNGQLPGKQGFMFGQGKSEAIDNWNPWKGDSNANKYMWKDDSPYHQMTKGDAHTQSWRDNSYQQAGCSGTGEQGEFGGLQYRQFQREIPTNLVSYQLPGPVGEEFPHLDIINDLLEEEQSSGSMAEPTLHGYHTLGLPYSSRGNLVDSEVTSISSSGRLNLADHYYDEGYPMAYDRLNALYRLREGQNSTLDAYSNGRMDSITSKPWLHNFSNPAVNLGVNPNGFSQQMGNYTNLGSGRVNGEHLYRHANGQW
- the LOC4327886 gene encoding TNF receptor-associated factor homolog 1b isoform X2, with product MRAGDAPRRANGRLYDPKSGSVRFYDYLMEHDMTVEDFIRTNGLGASGLIETNNQGVSTSSVSDCRSCEHVENGSPSTAPPFWDSDGEDDDPGPRPSDLFGRYTWRIENFSKEKKREMKSEPFEAGGYKWYILVYPQGCDVSNHLSLFLCVANHDKLLPGWSHFAQFTIAVGNLDPKKVKYSDTLHKFWKKEHDWGWKKFMELSKIQDGFLVDDVLEIIAQVQVIREKVDRPFRCLDRPYRRELLRVYMTNIEQIYRRFVEERRSKLCKLIEDKMRWSSFRAFWLAIDQSTRHRMSTEKSDVILKIIVKHFFVEKEVTSTLVMDSLYTGLKALECQSKSKSKKGIIDSVDFVELPVPMVHVDVDMFVLAGDVIALLERAALEPLPCQPVSPKDDKCSQSRTKDGSSGEVNKVSIEREERRLTELGQKIIETFALSHIFSGIEVAYQEAVALKRQEELIREEEEAWLLENEMKGKRGSTTEKDKRAKKKQAKQKKNNRKVKDKDREEKCDSNFPERSQDENTIHDREDSKQAGQISMKVDTSEEGASDVSDNLDGSIEIQKKHSTMENKSLSCSSESATMNNAQGKINNLLESKDQISRNRGKARSRSTSNMNITEDVDDLPSSTTSSDRNTSGCGPAPKLDQETVLLTLKDRLRKLGQRLHEKEIEGRKLLQAHLEKKAAAESATGSSSSLSSNSLEETPEVLKSPDQSSVTISDADINASPSKFGASKEVTPVTPTTILSTEPVPTVASTLSKDEPVLCEDHVSCSTPQIDTPITSNPPQVVKTVTLPSGMLLVGHAIQAPSRSPAPQVDRVSKAIAAPTKSPAPQVDKVSIAVPTPSKSPATQGEKVAKAILVPPKSLAPQVGKVAKTIPTPKQPAPLVDKVTSLDPVSKQMSSMSNSEAREAILPKKAAVLSVSQTPAISRPSSAPLFQVPRSTLPPTPAVQVPPMLSRSMTLAGRSRNEPSPSVPSYTAQTYRNAIIGKSNLDTASASLDHSTSFGQNVALSQPLSSYASAASAMVPPVGRNGQLPGKQGFMFGQGKSEAIDNWNPWKGDSNANKYMWKDDSPYHQMTKGDAHTQSWRDNSYQQAGCSGTGEQGEFGGLQYRQFQREIPTNLVSYQLPGPVGEEFPHLDIINDLLEEEQSSGSMAEPTLHGYHTLGLPYSSRGNLVDSEVTSISSSGRLNLADHYYDEGYPMAYDRLNALYRLREGQNSTLDAYSNGRMDSITSKPWLHNFSNPAVNLGVNPNGFSQQMGNYTNLGSGRVNGEHLYRHANGQW